Below is a genomic region from Kryptolebias marmoratus isolate JLee-2015 linkage group LG12, ASM164957v2, whole genome shotgun sequence.
ctatttattatgtgatattgtaagatatttgtgccaaatatttacacaactacagttttacaaaaaggcccttttgaaatacttttaaaaacaaaaatacaattaaaataaatacaaattgtttgcacctaatttgaatcctaatttaagtcacatttataaataaattaaattaacaaaaatgaaaaagtgcaaacaaggcaccaacacacgtctcacgtcaaggccaatgaataacaacagagaactctgaaaaagagagagatgctgtactgtgctttttgtgacaCAGGCTGCATGATGGATCACTACACAAAACATATAacgctgaatttaatagcataattttactggtaaacatggataatattttcactaagtacaaaacatgcttaccatattcggtcttgtaaagccacccgctgaatttcggctcaactaaccatttttggttaaagccgctcgttcgatgtttattgctgtggctctgacgacgtgctaactccaggtagctgaaggaggcttggcctcagggctcattagagacACGCAGGGCTCCGCAAATGgcgcgcggacctgagcgcgcAATGGAGGCGTTTATACCTGGCATTTACGTCGGTgcagttttctccaaaaagacagggcaGTACGGTACGTAACTAgtgaaaatacggtaaaaaggagagcagatggttgtcacatcaaagatggctgcacgtattcaggaggaggagctgttgtgtttctggctgtgatacagagaggatgtttaaacttaaagcattcagcttgactttcattgatttatttgctttagttgtgattcgcccatcataggactaatatttcttccctctgtggtctataaacaatcctttttattggctgcagcagtaatctccatccatgagttttgaaccgtttgatcatctttgtgatctctcatagagggatcatattaatacatacaggtgaaccagctccactagagcaccgaaatcgtccattttgaacggagcgCGGCACGCGCAGTCCAccccaagttacaaaaggtgcacaacgCGGCACCGTgcgggaccttcgcgcaggggcggggacagcgtgattgcgtcactgttggcgcgcgcaccctcgtgcggtgaggtagataaaggtagcggttttgggagTGCGGGTGGGAAAAAAGgcgtataaaaaatgacatttataataaacaagcggagcttagcctggtggcCGGATCACCAAAGACTGGCGGCCCGCCaagcttataatacactgggggaaaccctgaaatataaaaaggctaaaaatcaggcccttgtttggctaTCCATTAGCCTGGCCTGGACAAAggcttttgcctctttctccatacttaAAGCTCTATAATTGATGTAATGGCTGGTTAAGTACCAaatactgataactatttgacagaacatcacctTAAAATTGACCGGACTATGTTGTTGATCCTTGAATAAGTGactaaataattttaaacaaacactgttaCATATTCAGTGAGTGAATACTCAGCTAAAACTACAGTCTTTGAAACTACTTTTAAGTagttggacttttttattttatgtttgcgGGTTAAAGCACTGTTGAGTCTCCTAAAAAAGGCTGACATTATTGACGTGAAgagttttggtttaaattaaaatgcagctaattAAGCGTAAAAGGGAATATTTCCTTCTCTCGCATAACCACTTGCTGGTTATTTTGGTTTATCAGTAACTtgcttttttgttaatttacaaCGATATTCTATTCTACTACATCAGGGTTCAAAATACCTCATCTCTTCATTCAATAATTTTGAGAGGTTGAACatagtgatggctggagatgggcaccaccTCCCCACGACCAAGAAAGAAgaagtgagtaaagaaaatggaaggatGAACGTTGTGCCAACAAATGATCAGCTAATTCAGCCTGTTTGAGTGTCTCTCTTGGTGAGACCTCCTGTTTAAGCTGCTTTAGTTCTTGGAATCAAATAATATTAATGCAattaatgtatatatatttgcatGCCTAAGATTACAAGAAATGTATGCcttgtttaacttttattttcaaagaacTCACACTTTTCTCTTTGTTAGAGTGTCAGTTTCAAGTGTTTGGAGTTAAATCATAAACATCTGCAAATTCAATTTCCAGGTGTTTATGTTCAGATATAAGAAAGCGTAGTGCATCCAAATAgccaaaacctttttaatattGCTATAATACTGTGTAGAACTGAAATTTAAGAGTTGTGAACGTTTTAGAATAGCACAACAAATATCTGTGCAGCTTTGAAGGGAAACTTACGTGCAAGAACGCCTCCGGTTGTGCAGTCCACACCGGTCTGCAAACTCCATGGAAGGGCAGAGGCTGCTGAAGGcgggggtggaggagggggaggtggtGGCTTGCTAGCAGAAGAGGAAGATACCGAAGAAGAGGATGGGTCGGATGAagacagaggcagagaaaaAGACGTGAGGCTGGCTGATGACGACGAACAAGGAGGTGAGGCCAGAGATTTTGATGTATCATCTGGAGGTGGGGGCTTGGCTGTTGGTGTTGATAAGGCATTGTTGAGGCTAGCTCCCTGTGGAGTGGAGAGGCTAGAGGGGCTAGAGGCCAGGGGAATGGGGCTAGTCTGAGTAGGGCAGTCCTCAGCTAGGAAAGACGGGTCTGGGGTCTTACAGCTGCTGTCCACGGTCTGAGAGTCTGGGGAAGACTCTCTAGTGTCTCTCAAAGGTGCAGTGGATGGTGGAGGTGAGTGCGGTGGTGAGGTGGAGGGTGGGAGGGCACTGGTGGAGGACGATgtggaggaagatgaggaacATGGTGGAGGGCCTGCTTGGACAGTATGTGGACTGACAGACTTGCTCCCCTCTCCAACAGCTGACTGAACATCCAATAAGCCCCCACCCCAGCCTTCAGACAAGGGTTTTGTTTGGCTGCCGTCACCAGCAGCTAATCCAGCACCTCCACTTTTCTTAATGGTCTTCTTGGCCAGGCGACGGCGGCGCTTGGTTGCTAGAGATGAGGAAGGTGaggaagcagaggaggaggtggatgTGATGGAAccggtttttgttttcttagattTCAGGGCTGTGGAGCTGGTTAAGGTTGAAGGTGGTGCAGCCAGGCTGCTTCTTTTCCCCATACTGGCCAGATCCTTGCTGCGGCTGCTCAAAGACAGCGGCTCTGAACAAGGTTTAAGGAATGGTGACCTGCTTTCATTATCCCTACAGAAGACTACTGCAATTGAGCCACCCACCACTGAACCCCCAGCTCCCCCTCCTGTACCTCCTGGTCCTAGAAGGTCCATGCTCAACTTTCCAGAGCCAACTGAGGTCCCTGTGGTGCTGCTCACACCCTCACGCACCAGCACAGACACTTTGGACTGAAGCTTACCTTTCCGACCACTACCGCTCTCTTTCTTGGATTTGCCAGAGCGACTCAAATcctttctgctgcctttgtCTTTGCCcatttttctgcctcttttagctaaGGGAAGGCCAGATGAAACAGAGGCAGAACCTGAAGTGACTGTTAGTGAGGAAAGGCATTTACTGGTGGTTCTATTAGAAGATGAGGaggattcagatttttttagtgTGTAAGACTTTTTCTTTGGGTGATTCCGTTTGGCCTTGGGGGGAGCTTTAGCTTTAGGGCTCGGGACAGGTagttcaggaggaagagcagcaggGGGTGTATCTTCCAAAGAAGGGTAGTCTGAGTCCAGAGCTTCACCATCTAAAGACAACATGTCAACCTCTAATTTTTCAGAGTAACGGTCTGACTCATATCCATGATACCTCAATGGAGAGAGCGAATGTGATCGGCTGTGGCAACTTTTCCGGTCCTCTGTATCTCCGGTTGAGCGCcattttctcttcttcctcttatgaGAATTGTCCACCTTTGTAGGATGAGAGGGAGACACTGTGGCAAGTCTCGGGGAGCCAGGTACGGTGGTGGTAGTAGTGGTGGTTGTGACTGTAATTGTTCTCTTGATAGCAAAAAGGTCAGATCCGTTGAGGTCTTGGATAGATGGAGGGACAACAGGACGACCATCCCGTCGGTGCTCCCTCTCATGCTGTCTTTCTCTATCATCATCCCTTCTTTCCCTACTCCTTCTAGACCTCCTTGAGAGGTCTCGCTCTCTGCTTCTTGAATGTCGTTTATCCGTTCGTTCCTTCTCCCTCTTTCTAGAACTGGAATCTTGCACTCTTTCATCTTTTCTATGGCTACTGCTACGGTGATGATGCCTCTCTTtatctctttctctgtctctacttctgcctctttctctatctCTGTCCCTATCTCTGTCTCTATTTCTGtccttgtctttttctcttttttgctctttttgtctttcctccGACAGGCTTGAAAAGGAATGTCTAGAATGACCTCTTCTCCTAGAGTTGTGGGAAGTTTCAGGGCTGCTGTGTcgtcttttctttctctttcgactggtgcttctgctgctcctccttgTTTTAATCTCCTTCTCAGCCTTGTGTCCTTGCTCCTTTTCTTTGCTCCTCTCCTTTTCTCCTTCCTTTCCcttccttctcttttttcttctgacCTCTTTATCTCcagcttttctgtctttgatTTTCTGTTGGTCAAGGTCGTTGGAACTCTTGAAGGACTTCTGGTTTTTGCCAGCTTGCTCTACAGAAACCATGAGAGGGGATGAGGACATAGAAGCttgaggaagggagggaggcaGTGGTGGCTGAGAAGAAAGAGGGGAAGAGGCAGGAAAGGAGCGATATCTCTCCTTCCTTCTACTGACCAGCTTCCTTCTCAAATCCTCCACTCCAACTACAGGTTCATTTTCAAGCTCCCTGTCATCCTCCCAGTTTCCCTctgtacacacagacacaaatccATCTCCATCAAGCACACGGAGAATGCGCTCCGGTTTAGaactaaagaaagaaacttGTGGAGAATTTGGAGATAAGACTTTTTCAGTAAGTCTCTTAATAGTCCCATCTTTGTCAACAGCTGTGACTATCTCCCCCTCTTCTATCTCAGAATGATCAGAGTCAGCACTCTCCTTCTGCCCTTCAGCTCTGGAGGTGCTGCTTTCCACTCTCCTCCTCAGAGACAGCTGGGTGGCTGGATAGGGGCTCAGCTGATCAGTCAAGGTGTCTGTGGAATCTGGAGGTTCTTCCTCTTTATCCTCATCATCTATCTCAGCATTTGTGTTAATCTCCCTCTCTTTCCCAATACCATCATCCACATCTGATGCTGGAGAGCCAGTGGGATCAAAAGGGTCatatttttccccctcctcttcctccattcttctttctttatctcCATCAGTTGGGCTGAAAGGATCATACATTTCCCCTTTCCTGTCATCTTCTTCACAATCAACACTAGACTGCATTGACATGCAAGGAAAGCAATCCACAGAGGTGGCGTTGTAAGCGGAGAGAGGCTGTCTAGTTAATGAGGCTGAAGAGGAGGACACCCTGGCCACCTCTTTCTGACTTTTTACATGATTTTGATAAGCTGACGAGTTGGCACAGAAAGAGGAGGATGTAGATAGTGGTGAGGATGGGGAAGAGGAATGAGAtgaaggagatgaggaggtAGAGTGGAGAGCAGGGCTCCTGGCTGTCTCTCCAACTCCAACTGGGGAGGAGGTGGCAGAAGGCCTCCTTTTGAAGACTGGTGCTGGAGATAAGTCCATGGGCCAGGAAAACCTGTGGTGTATGTCAGCCAAAGTTACAGAAGTAAAAGGGTCCAGGAACAAACCTAAGAAAAGGGAAACAAGTTACAGTTgttcagtaaaacaaatgtaaacgtttttaatcaaaaagtaAGTAAATAACCACCTACAGACACCAAGTTAactgatctcagtttaaaagatcAACAATAAATTTACACATGTGAAACAGGATCTCAGTTAtggcagaaatataaataacCTTCATACTAAACATAAAGTTTTCATAGGATTCTGTTGTTTCTCACTAGTGATTTAaggaaattgtttattttaaaagaacaaaaccacaaaaacaaaaaaacaccctaaataattacaaaatattGTTCAGATACACTGACATTATGCTGCACGCAATACCCAGACAAATGACATtactcaaaacaacaaacaaaatgaatactTTTGCTTTTGTGATTGTTGAAATTGTTGATTCATATATAGTGTCTAGGCTCTGCCCTCTGTAACAGGCAAAGCCTAGACATTATATATGAATCAATGCTTCCTATATCTGGGAGCTTCTTTCTGCTTCATTCATAAGAAGTCCCAGCGCTGGCCTTGCACTAATTCTCTgccttattagaataaatacCGTAGTTAAACTTTAGTTCTTTTGTAGCATCATCCTTAAAGGGTATATAATCTGAGTTCTCCCTCCCCTGGGGTAACGGTGGTCCGTCGGCAAAAATGTAATTCAAACCACAACCTTGTGCTTTAACACCTCAGTATCTTCCTGCATTTCGGAGGTTGCCTGTTTTCGCAAGGCATGTGAGGTGGAACCAGGCTTGGCCATTTGTTTACACAACAACTGTGGTCGGATTATCTGACACtgaaagctgaactgaaatcaaatctgaaaaaatttatatttcatgtatgttatttagtcaaacatccacacaacattgcagggacacatttttctgacataaaagttaaac
It encodes:
- the scaf1 gene encoding splicing factor, arginine/serine-rich 19 — encoded protein: MDLSPAPVFKRRPSATSSPVGVGETARSPALHSTSSSPSSHSSSPSSPLSTSSSFCANSSAYQNHVKSQKEVARVSSSSASLTRQPLSAYNATSVDCFPCMSMQSSVDCEEDDRKGEMYDPFSPTDGDKERRMEEEEGEKYDPFDPTGSPASDVDDGIGKEREINTNAEIDDEDKEEEPPDSTDTLTDQLSPYPATQLSLRRRVESSTSRAEGQKESADSDHSEIEEGEIVTAVDKDGTIKRLTEKVLSPNSPQVSFFSSKPERILRVLDGDGFVSVCTEGNWEDDRELENEPVVGVEDLRRKLVSRRKERYRSFPASSPLSSQPPLPPSLPQASMSSSPLMVSVEQAGKNQKSFKSSNDLDQQKIKDRKAGDKEVRRKKRRKGKEGEKERSKEKEQGHKAEKEIKTRRSSRSTSRKRKKRRHSSPETSHNSRRRGHSRHSFSSLSEERQKEQKREKDKDRNRDRDRDRDRERGRSRDRERDKERHHHRSSSHRKDERVQDSSSRKREKERTDKRHSRSRERDLSRRSRRSRERRDDDRERQHEREHRRDGRPVVPPSIQDLNGSDLFAIKRTITVTTTTTTTTVPGSPRLATVSPSHPTKVDNSHKRKKRKWRSTGDTEDRKSCHSRSHSLSPLRYHGYESDRYSEKLEVDMLSLDGEALDSDYPSLEDTPPAALPPELPVPSPKAKAPPKAKRNHPKKKSYTLKKSESSSSSNRTTSKCLSSLTVTSGSASVSSGLPLAKRGRKMGKDKGSRKDLSRSGKSKKESGSGRKGKLQSKVSVLVREGVSSTTGTSVGSGKLSMDLLGPGGTGGGAGGSVVGGSIAVVFCRDNESRSPFLKPCSEPLSLSSRSKDLASMGKRSSLAAPPSTLTSSTALKSKKTKTGSITSTSSSASSPSSSLATKRRRRLAKKTIKKSGGAGLAAGDGSQTKPLSEGWGGGLLDVQSAVGEGSKSVSPHTVQAGPPPCSSSSSTSSSTSALPPSTSPPHSPPPSTAPLRDTRESSPDSQTVDSSCKTPDPSFLAEDCPTQTSPIPLASSPSSLSTPQGASLNNALSTPTAKPPPPDDTSKSLASPPCSSSSASLTSFSLPLSSSDPSSSSVSSSSASKPPPPPPPPPPSAASALPWSLQTGVDCTTGGVLALTALLFKMEEANIASRAKAQEFIQATSQILSQANQSQSQLHAPPSSASSSSQIPPPPVLPPPPGLSPAQFILHSSLPLVGCTKTPPSHLHSSMGGGCAQTPPPIMPVGLSGVTGSSGEALMDNERKDPDKYLKKLHTQERAVEEVKLAIKPYYQRKDINKDEYKDILRKAVHKICHSRTGEINPVKVSNLVKLYVQRYKYFRKHGRKMDDEERDEREPGALHTSA